In Balneola sp., one genomic interval encodes:
- a CDS encoding AAA family ATPase yields the protein MFDHYPKWSQEFARKYLSRTINQFILHGNVHDLVSLKTDKGTEFHRLKSFLSDEFFGARDFVIFYDRASGIYFRDKESQADFNQAIAGRDSLVGTDFAKKMPKDPVRVMSLLEQYFRLRLDQKKSVALIIDYAETIIPMSDAASTGNEDRTAMVYLSRWAHDPMFLASDFTTVMITENLADLNKTIVQNPYTTDIKISIPGEEERKAFIEYETKDDEWKKISAVKADIIAQQTAGLNFVNIRSVLSNARENEEKITFEGLSETKKELIEAEAYGLLEFVETEYSLDNVAGHKHVKNHLRQAVKALKAGRQDVMPMGYLVCGPVGTGKTFLVTCFASEVGIPMVKLKNFRSQWQGVTEGNLEKILSLLKAMSPVAVMIDEADAYLGDRDASGDSGVSSRVFSQIATFMSDTSNRGRIVWFLMTARPDLMPIDLKRQGRAEEHLALFPPHTNEERIELFNVMKKKTGLQMTEEYIPAVIEEGFKTFSGADMEAALTRAKFRAAAAGRKKVTPEILDAALADFIPPTYPEEVELQTLSAVIECTSKELLPERYREMNRDEILSKIDELKFRVG from the coding sequence ATGTTTGATCACTATCCGAAATGGTCTCAGGAATTTGCTAGAAAATATCTAAGCAGAACCATCAATCAATTTATTTTGCATGGTAATGTGCATGATTTGGTTTCCCTCAAAACAGATAAAGGGACTGAGTTTCACCGCCTGAAATCATTTCTATCAGATGAATTTTTTGGAGCCCGTGATTTTGTGATTTTCTATGATCGTGCTTCGGGCATCTATTTTAGGGATAAAGAATCGCAAGCTGATTTTAATCAGGCGATAGCTGGCCGGGATAGTTTGGTGGGCACTGATTTTGCCAAGAAAATGCCGAAAGATCCGGTGCGGGTAATGTCTTTATTGGAGCAGTATTTCCGCCTTAGACTCGATCAAAAGAAAAGCGTGGCTCTCATTATTGACTACGCGGAGACCATTATCCCGATGAGCGATGCAGCCTCTACAGGAAATGAAGATCGTACGGCCATGGTGTATTTATCGCGCTGGGCGCATGATCCGATGTTTCTGGCTTCGGACTTTACCACGGTGATGATCACCGAAAATCTTGCTGATCTTAATAAGACTATTGTTCAGAATCCTTACACAACCGATATCAAAATTAGTATTCCGGGGGAAGAGGAGCGAAAAGCATTTATTGAATACGAAACCAAAGATGATGAATGGAAAAAGATTTCTGCGGTAAAGGCTGATATCATTGCTCAGCAAACGGCGGGTTTGAACTTCGTAAATATCCGAAGTGTGCTTTCGAATGCTCGTGAGAATGAAGAGAAAATCACTTTCGAAGGACTTTCAGAAACTAAGAAAGAACTTATTGAGGCGGAAGCTTATGGCTTGCTTGAGTTCGTAGAAACCGAATATTCCCTGGATAATGTAGCCGGTCATAAACATGTGAAAAACCATCTAAGACAAGCTGTGAAGGCACTTAAAGCTGGTAGGCAAGACGTAATGCCGATGGGGTATCTGGTTTGTGGTCCGGTAGGAACCGGTAAGACTTTTCTCGTTACTTGTTTTGCCAGTGAAGTGGGTATTCCCATGGTGAAATTGAAGAACTTCCGAAGCCAATGGCAGGGAGTTACGGAAGGAAATCTCGAAAAGATTTTGTCGCTGCTTAAAGCGATGTCGCCGGTTGCGGTTATGATTGATGAAGCGGATGCTTATTTAGGAGACCGTGATGCCAGCGGAGACAGTGGAGTTTCCAGTCGGGTATTTTCTCAGATCGCCACATTTATGAGTGATACGTCTAACCGTGGTCGAATTGTATGGTTCTTGATGACAGCTCGACCTGACCTTATGCCTATCGATTTAAAGCGGCAGGGTAGGGCAGAGGAGCATTTGGCGCTATTCCCTCCTCATACCAATGAGGAACGAATAGAGCTTTTTAATGTCATGAAGAAGAAAACCGGACTACAAATGACGGAGGAATATATACCGGCCGTTATCGAAGAGGGCTTTAAAACGTTTTCAGGAGCTGATATGGAAGCGGCATTAACAAGAGCAAAATTCCGAGCAGCGGCAGCAGGTCGCAAGAAAGTCACTCCCGAAATTCTGGACGCCGCATTGGCTGATTTCATTCCACCTACTTATCCGGAAGAAGTTGAGCTTCAGACATTAAGCGCGGTGATCGAATGTACA